In the Glycine max cultivar Williams 82 chromosome 6, Glycine_max_v4.0, whole genome shotgun sequence genome, taaaacttgatttttaattactttattcttgaaaataatgttaacttcataatactataaaaatataattacatattttataaaaaaatagaaaaataaataaataaaattattttcacaatCAAATccctaataagaaaaaaatcattttaatttaaagatataatacatattggaaaaattaaaaccaaaaaaatatatgtacatCCGTTCCAGTCTACACAGGTTAAGGTTGGCAATAATAATGTGTTGAGTATTGAAACATTttcaacaattttaataataCTTGTTATAAcacactctttatttttctcttaaattgtacaatttgttgaatgaaagtttgaaatgagtatcattattctaatttatttttcttctttggaaatagttatatataagaatatataaatgagatgTAACTTTTGGAAATTATTATTTGGTCTCCATTTTTGTTATCCTTAAAAACTTACTAAATGCATATAATCTCAtagttggaaaataaattcaCACTTTTGCAAGGTgcatattttttccaaaaatataattttccatctttttatttaaaactatagCAACAGATAAGGAGAatataacttttgataatcaacttttagtctttatttttacaaatatcAATTCACTCTTCAAAACTTACAAAAgcatataatttcatttttcaaaaataaatttaaacaaaatatgtatatcggaatatttttcatcctttttttctctctccatccATTTCTATTCTCACTCCTCACACGTTGAAGTTTTTTTCTTGACGATAAACACTTTAAAGTTAGTTAACCTTTTTCTGTACTTCACATTTTTCTTGCATGTTTGTTTGagatttgatttgaaattaaaaaaataatgctgAATAAACTGCTCATATTCACCATTTTGTTCTGAATGTATGCATTGATATTTGAAAGCTTActtgacaataaaaaatttacttttattaatttgGTTTCAAATCATGTTGCATATAAAAACTGTTTAGTGTgggatttttaaaatcattatattcacttttaaaataaaactgttttaaaattaaagaagctatttaaaaaaaatatcttggttttacatttttttaatttattttatatgatttttttaaaatccaacatcattcagtcttaatttaatttatttataaaaaaaacaaaatgtgacattattattcttttgtctggtaatcatattaatattaatcttcttttgtttttatatttttttgtcaatccTTTGCTCTCGATAGTGCAATGGTTTGACACTCATTGTTTGATTCTGTAGCCTCCTCACCCAtcattctcattttcaattATCCCTTATCTCTCAATATAAAATACCCACCTCATTTCTATATGTCTTTGTTCCTCTGcatcatgtaatatttttagtcaaaatttaactcattaaaaaaagtatttttaatttattgaaggACATGTGCACTTACAACAATAATTATATGTGATTCCAAATCATTGAATGTATCAACTTAATAATGTTGTGTGAATGcttcctatttattttttgaaaaatatactcATTGATCAATTGTTTTGAGATCTCCtcaatcatttatttttctctctccccTTCTTGATTAGTTGCttcaatttgaaaaagaaagtaTTTTTATTGTAGGATATTTGTGTGAAAGTCAATGTATCAAtttcaaatcaattatttgtTTAACTCCCTACTTGCATTAAAAAAACCAATAACCCTCTTTATCTTTGTCGGTCAATTTTCTTTATTAGCAtcttattttacatatttttttatgtgtgtatatatgtatttgaATTAGGAAATAGAATTCCTTAATCAATGAACAAATTTGAGGAACCACCCTTATATTAGATATTGAGTAATCATTCTTATCTTTAATATTGAGTATCCCCTCTTAtatgttttattctttatttttgtcaGGTATTACAATTATGCTTGATTTGAACATAAATGACAGGTAAACAGTGAGCAGGTGATTAATTCGGAAGAGATTAGAAAGAAAATTCTAAAAACTTTGGaaaggaaattttgaagaaataacaaaaaagttGCATAGGTGATTAACTCTGAAGAGCTTGGAAAGAAAATTCTAAaaactttgaaaagaaaattttgaagaGAGAACAAAGAAGTTGCGAGGCAAGTGCGGAGAATTATTTgttgcattttatagtttttttaccttatcttcttcttcttcatgttattttatagaacttttctttgtatattagttttttttttaataagtaaagaGTTCAATGTATATAAAAGAAGCACAAGTAGTGCCATACTGTGGTCACATGAAGCCACATAATACAATACAATATTGAAGTTCAATCCTTGCTATATACAAGGGTGGTGCATGTAGAAAAATACAAAGAATGACTCATTTCAAtacattttagtatattttattttaatccatgACTcattacaaattcaaattcatttttaattatgaaaattcaagatctagattattttgttttgtatttttcttttgttatcatctcctTCTTTCATGTGTTCCTTTTTCCTTCatcaatacaaattatatattaattataaactttttCGTTAATTTCTAATACAAACGTTTTAAAATAGAAACTAGATAAAATTAAGGTAACTCtctattttactaattattaaaCTTAGGTATTCTTTTATCGTATAGATTGTGTTTTccccgatatatatatatatatatatatatatatatatatatatatatatatatatatatatatatatataatatatctgATGGCAATAgtgtataagaaaataaataagtttatgaTATTATGGATGTggatataaaaaaatggaattaaattagaaaagttGAAGCCATGGATGCCGGGTGGTGGTGGGTCAGGTAATAAGTGAATAAAGAAGTTGGTTTGGGAGTGGCAGGCCATGGGAATGAAAGGAGGCTGGCTTAAAGTTTCAGCAAATTATGACTCTCATTATACAGTAAGTACCATTTTTGTTCCTTAACTTTAGCGTGGGACGGTGATGcgttatctttttttcttcttcttcttctgaatACTGTGTTATCTTGTTACTTAAAGTGAACAAGTCAATATCTCAAGGGATCAGTATTATTACTATATTATATGGCAAAGCTTACAATATAATGCATATTTTCTGGACTAAATTAAGGATGTTACATCATGGCTCACATGGACTAATTTTTTGTGACTGTGATACTAATTAAGGTTTGATAATAGAATCTTGTATATATTATCCAAAAATTTCACTACTAGCTAACCTTAAGAGATTAATTAATCAAgagtttataaataaattaaaacgaacattatatttttatattctaatcTATTGACATTACAAAGTCAAACTTCTCGAGATGCTGTATGGTACTGTTTGTTTTTTATGGGCTTACCCATTTTTTCTACTTTCATCTATGCATACTTAGGTATATTAAttaacatgtaacttaatattACCAATGATAATGCTATCTAGTTTCATCTCCAGCTCCTTAACGTTTTTGACCCTCAGGAATCTCACAAAATCATATCAATATCCCCATTTGTTTTTCCTATTGGCAATGAATACTTCCCATATTCTCCCCCATTTCTATAAAATCTTccataaaaattcatttccttCATACTACATCGGAAACCTAAAGATGAAGAAAGTAAAAATGTCTTCTCTCCTGTCATTTCTTCCTTCCCACCTAGCTCTctcacctctctctctctctctctctctctctctctctctctctctctctctctctctctctctctctctctctctctctctctttctttcttacaATACAATAGCCCATCCAATGTGATCTATGATAGGACACTCGATCTCCTAATCAATGCAAACAATATCATCCCTAGTTCATGTGGTTGAGTTAAAGACATGCAATATATGAGCTGTTGTAGTGCGAACGAAACCCATAAGCGCATGAACTATAATCAATAagtcacaaatatatataataagcttAATTGAAACGTAAGAGATGGTTGAAAACGCTCTCATATTATTGTTGGGTAATCAATGTtcctacaaataaaattatctacaCCATAAAGAATCGTGAGAACACACACAAATATTACATtgtaggaaaaataataataaacacaagaatttaacgtGGTTAGACATCTCTTGCCTACATCTATGGAATTGTCTCAAAACTATTTCACTATCACGATAATGATTACAAGATTAAAACTCATCACAAATAGTATATCGCTTTACAAATCTGAGTATCCCactcaatggttacaagaaatgataacattGTCACACAAAaacacttttctctcaacaagtgactttgtttcacaatctctcttctcacacacttTCTTCATGTGTTGTGTTTCTCCATTAATcatcttctctatttatagtgaagattgtcaccaactataataaataaccactcttggaagttgaaacaaaaacaacttccaatgcatctattcaactAAGATTCATCTAGTAAAATACAATCTTCTACTTTGCATTTAAGTCACctaaaccttagtgataaaaatcCAATTTTCAATATGCATGCCCTttatcttttggcttgaaaCTCTACAATTCTCCCCCTCAAGCCAAAAGAGAAATATCCTTCaatcaatttgaaaatgaaCAAACTCTCCCTCCAATAGAAGTATTTCCCAGCACTTCCACAATATTAGAaaccttcattttcttcttcactttgctATCATGGTTCCTTTTCAAGGCTTGACCATCCAAATAGAAAAtgttacctttatttttttgtcctcgCAACACCAAGTGTCTCCCCTTGTACACTTTGCATCCCTACTTTGAACCAATATATTTGTACCCTTGTGATGTCATCTCCCCCCATAGAAATCATATTGACAATAGCAAAAGGTACAAACCTCACATTTAAGAAAGTTCGAATAGCACCATCATGGAGCTTCATCCTCACACTCCCTATGccttcaaccttcatttttccACCATTCCCTAACTTGAAATGACCAAATTCTCCATCGGTTTTCAAAGTGTCAAACATCTCTCGACCTCTGCAAATGTGTTTTGAGGCAGTAGAATCCATCACCCATTTTGTTTTAGCAACCTCATCGTTTGTTACCAAAAACACATTatcttcatcttcaacattttttactaCATTAGCTTGGGAGTTGACGCCATCTTTGTtcatatctcttaatttttttaagttctcCTTCATTTGTTTGCACCTCACTTGCACATGACCATTCTCACCGCAATAGTAATATTGTATGTTACTCATATCTCGTTGTGGGTGTGATTgcaattttaatctttcatcTTGGCCCATCATGTCTTCTTAAATGATTCCTTCCTCACTCAGACTCCACCACGACTATTGCATTGTgttcatcatcaacattttcagttctcatcattctctcattttctctaaGAGCGGTGATCACCTCATCCAAATTCAAAGTTGGTCTTCCCACAAGCAACATTTGAACCAAAGCTTTGAAGGACCTTGGTAGTGAGACCAACAACAACAGCGCCCTCCTCATCAAAGAGTTTATCATTTGCATTCAACAATTGACTTACTAGCTGATTGAACTTGTTGATGTGGTCATGGAGATCTCCTCCCATCTCCATTTTGAGTTGATACAACTCCATCTTCAAACAAAGATGATTGGTTAGCGACTTTGATGCATAAATATTCTCGAGCTTCTCTCACAAGGTCTTCGATGTTGTCTCCTTCAACACGTTGTGTTTTATCTCTGGAGCAAGGGCTAATCGAATTGTGCTCACAACCTTCCTTTGGATCTTAGTCCACTCGGTTTCATTTATAGAAGTTGGCCTTTCATCTTCTAACGCCTGATCAAGACCTTGCTGCACCAAAAGGTCTTGAATAGTACtctgtcaaatcataaaatttattttttcgtaAAACAACAGTATCTCGAACCTTTGTGTGCTCTCGGCCATAATTCTGATATCACTGTTGGAGAATCAACGCTCTGATATCATTGTTGGGTAATCAACGCTcccacaaataaaattactcaCACCCACAAAGGATCGtaaaaacacacacaaagaTTACAccgtagaaaaaataataataaacacaagaatttaacgtGGTTCGACACTTTTTGTCTACATCCATGGAATCGTCTCAAAACTATTTCACTATCACAAtaatgattacaagattgtaactcaccccaaatagtgtatcactctacaaactTGAGTATCTCactcaatggttacaagaaatgataacactttCATACAAAGAcacttttttttcaacaaagtgactttgtttcacaatctctcttcttacacactctctcttcatgtgttgTGTTTCTCCATTAATTCTCTTAtctatttatagtgaaaattgtcatcaactataataaataaacacttttggaagttgaaacaaaaacaacttccaATGCATTCATTCAATTAAGGTTCatatagtaaaatataatattttactttgCATTTAAGCCACCTAAATCTTAGTGATAACAATTCAATTTTCAATATGCATACACCTTATCTTTTGACTTAAAATTCTATAGAAATTACATTACCATAGGATATAAGTATAGAACAAGTTCTTCTCAACACGTTGTGTTTTATCTCTAGAGCAAGGACTAATCGAATTGTGCTCACAACCTTCCTTTGGAGCAAGTTCTTCTCAATTCATAGTTTTTTTTGACACATTTAATTCTAAcctcatgttttattttaacataGAACCATAAAAGTCATTGTTATATGTGTTCTTGTGTTTGACACATTTAATTCTAAcctcatgttttattttaagagaaCCATAAAGGTCATTGTTATACGTGGTCTTGTGTAGAAATGTTGAGGCTCTAGGCAAATTTTCTATTcatcaaaaatgattttttatggatcatattatttttatgaaatttaatttctataattatttcaatattaattttttgtttgaagtCAAAGTATCTGTAAATTAATTTTCCTACAACTTTTTAAATGAGTAGTAAAACTTCTCAAATAatttacaattatatatatatatataaattaaaaataaaataatacagtagaatgaattatttaacaatttaaatttaaactatttttctaaaaatatataaataaaaaataaaagttcaacTTGGCTTAAGGCGAAGGCCTTGATACATAAACAACCttgtttaatataaaaaaacattcatgGATGATCTATATGAAAAATCTTGTAAACTTTTTATCCACTTGAGATCTTGGTCTTAACATATTATTATGGATGACTCTAGTTAACCTTATATTCCAAACAAATTAAACTATGAATGtgggaaaaaaatatagttaaataCCCTAAGCTTATTACAAGAgaacaatttcataattaaatgcATTCTTCTTGTTACCATTCAAAATAATGTTTCTTTTGGTAAAATATCGTCAGGACAAATTACGATAGGAAAAAAGACTGGTGGAggaataaagagaaaataaacacatttcattttatggaattgtgcaaaaaaaaaataaaattatactagAAATAAAGGGTccaaaaaatccttttacagaGTTGTGCAAcaatctttttatattatttaatgttattttataaattgatttttttaccgtctatttataaattgataaaaattactCTCTTTTTATGTCttattttatccaaaattaACATGTGATGTGATTAAAATGTATATGCTTAAatgaacaaacaaaaatcaaaactcaaattataaagtagttaaaactaaaatcagtataacaataaagaataaaaatatacataagctttaaaatgaaatgataaTACTGGgctaaatataaaaactaaattaaattataattttaaaattaatatattaaatttaacgaacaacaacaaaaatcataataactGACCACATcacaaaaaccaaaattatataaaattaaacaaaagatcCAAGACTTGATGTGAAGGagttggattggattcttgaacATGTGTTTATATAGGAGTTACCTTTGGCCTtcttttataaactattttcttttttcatatcttttaaaaattttaggaTTCATTTTCAGCtcataaggataaaaaaagatgtttctttGACTGCAGACTCATAATGATAAACTACAAATTAAGTTTCCTTATCTTCCTATAAATTTTATCCATAAAGATAAGGgtgtttgaaaagaaaaaaaagactgaTCTTGTTGGAAGGTTTTCTATTTCTTGTTTGTTCACAGCATACAATAAAATTTATCGTAATTATTCTTTCACGCTTACACCTTTTTGCATCTGGTTTAAGTTAATAAAGGGGAAATTTGGATTGTTAATTCTCAACACatcaagatttaaaatttgattctgCAAAAAATGCCAACAATGTTATTATGTACTGATTAAAATCTTGAATAAGTTCCACTCTGGAATCAAAAGCAAGCAATTGTGGTGAGTACAAGCAAACTCAGTGCTATTATTAATCAAAATGTGGCATCTTACATTTTGTCCCCTTCTGTACGATGAAGGGTTGCTAATCTAATCTACACTAGTGAAATTACCAAATCACTTTATGTCtcccccccctttttcttacAACTTGTGCATTTTTATACTGTTTCTTTAGAAGATGTGCAGAGAGGACAGATGGGATCAGAATCCACCtttctgaaaaaagaaaaaaaaaaggtgttccCTTAAGCGAAGAGAGTTAGTACTTAAGTACAAGCTCTCCTGTAGAGATGTTTTTTGTCTTCTGATGAACCGGGAATTATCCCTAGTTTACGTCATTGTTGGCATATAATTTCCTACATATATAACATGGTTTCGAAAGCCAATTATGtctaatgaagaaaagactAATGTGTGAGAGCATATATAGTTTAGCTTTTTTATTATGGTATTAATATCAAGTAATCtttattagaattatttttacttttttttcttatcatggGACTATGAGAATGCACACgatgaatatttttcttctaatatGATCAATTTCATATCTAAAGTTAGAATTCGAATTCTAAATCACTTGATTAAAGAATATAAGTCACTGTCACTTATGCTAACAGTTCCTGATTCTTAATTAGCTTAGTTCTACCACTATTAAGCTCTTGGACATTATAAAGATCAGTATATAAGCTGTTATGGATAGGCCCTTGGTATTTGATATAGCCAGCACAGTGCTTAACAGTGAATAGtgcttaaaaatttattttttataatattgttattcatCAGAGTGAGATAAACTGCAGATGGACACTGCATCCATACACCTTACAGATGGAATTGCAGTTTCTATATGACTTTAGTTACCGTAAGTAAATTGAGGTGGGTGAAGTGAAGGTTAATATAATTGTTGTTCCTTTAACGaaaactgattttaaaaaagagaaattatattTGTACAAAAGATTTGTGcataagaagaggaaagaaaataggTGTTGAATAAGATGAATTTgacagataaagaaaaaaaaggtagtGTTGTAAAAAagtgatatataaataatacaattCTTTTCTAGAGTTGTTTGAGTGGCATTATATATTTGTCAACACCACTTGACACAAGAAATGTGACATACTGATGTTTGCATGCAGGGGCCGAATTCACATAACAGTATTCTCTTACGACattttgacagaatcacttaAACCCAAAGGTCCATTACATTTGACAGCTCAAGAACAACCAAGCACACAAAAACTCACATACAAAGGTTGaaaacccaaaagaaaaaataaatgctttttccaacttttcttttgaaattctGCACAGTTAATACTTTCCTTTGCTAATGATATGTTATTAAGGATAATGCTTACTTACAGTCTAAACTAAATATGAAAACACAAAGGGTGTGTCAGAAAGCATCAGGTAAAGGCCTGCCTTCCAAGAATGACTTGAATAGCACAAGTGATCTTTCAGGTTGTGAGAAAGGGGCTTCATGGGAGGCACCTCTAACAGTAGCAAATGAGAGGATATTGCCATATCCTTGAGTCCATCCACCAACCTAAGTTTCATTAACTGGGATTAGTTTCTGATGTATAATACATACAATTTgggttatgttaaaaaaatggtgCTACTTCCAAAGAAATTGCTTTCTACTATTGTTGTGAATGCAGACATAATTTGgttcagagaaaaaaaatctacacaTTAACTAATAATGGACAAAAATATAGTCACTAATCAGTCCAATGAAGGCTTCTGACCTCTTATAAACCAATATTTCTACAATGGTTTCTTACTAATTCAAATTTGTAAGATTTTAATCAAGCGGTATTTGACTCAGCTTCTggattttctcttctttttaaaaGAACTCATGTCAAACATaactttaaagatattttcaaaaataggaGTAgccttttttaattaagaataagCTAAAAAAGCATAACTCCATAGAAACTATTTGGATATTaaggagaaaagaaacaaaaaaaaaaagaacggtGCCAAAAGCTACCTTAGTAATTAATATACATACCTGTTGGCCTTCAAACCATACTCTGTAAGGGACTGTTGAATTCAGTCCTAATTTTCTTGCCAACTTCTGAACTAAGGTACGGCTTCCAGTCAGTGGAATTACAGAATCTTGATCTCCACTGTAGCAAGAACAATGCACATGGTTATGTTAATTAGCCCAACAAAACATATGTATGAGCCCTAAAGTTCAAGTGACCAAATaatcaaaaggagaagaaaaggtTTTTTTTGGTTATAGTTACCTGTAAATTAAGACCTTAACTCCAGCTTTTATCAGTGATCCAACAACAAGTAGTGTAGGCACTTCCAGGTTGAGCATATCATAATCCAGTATGCTGTTACCAACAAATGCAGGTCAGTGATTACATTGTTTAGTTAAACTACAATCAGCATAGACAAGCTAAGCTGATTATGACttttaatctcttaattttcatttttcaagacTAACTTAGAAAAGCCAAACTACAAGGCATTTATGAAGGAATTACTTGCTGCAAACTTCCCACTTGCGAACGCCAACGAGCTTTGCATGAAGTGCCTCTTGTACATCTCTCCTGTTTAAGTAGTTTGTAACCTTGTCATCTACACACACATCTATGCTCTCATTTGCTTCCTGCCATGCCATGATATAAGGCAAGAATTTTAATGAACAAGCCAAACTTGAGAAGCACTGATCTAAAgtaaattagtttatgaaagTAATGTGATGGAAATTGGAGAAGCATGAGAAGGGCAAGTCCAAAAGAGAAGACTCACTTGGGATTGAGGACAAATAACTTTGGATTGTGATAGCACTGAGGAAATGCAAACATCAAGTGTGACATCATATTTGTCCACAAATTTACTGGTTTCTCTGCTCACTTGGCTCATAACCTTTGAACAAAGAGGCGAAACCGAGTCCCTATAGTACTCACTCACGTACCTAGAATAGTTACATACTCTGGTGAACATGTTGTAGGTTGAGTCTGATATTAGTCCATGAGACCAGAAGAATTCAGCCCTTGAATTGAAGTCAGTGGCATATTCTAGAACTGGATTACCCAACTGCAGTTCAATACATGTTCTTTGTGTTCAGCAAAAACCAAATAGTAATGTGTAATGAAGAAAGCATAAACGTTAATGTCACTCACGGCA is a window encoding:
- the LOC100790287 gene encoding serine carboxypeptidase-like 45, encoding MKWPTWKSKSNTTMALAAVLLHLSFSLEVFCLPSHADTIALLPGQPHVSFQQFSGYVTVDDKKHKSLFYYFAEAETDPSSKPLVLWLNGGPGCSSLGVGAFSENGPFRPNEEFLIKNDYSWNKEANMLYLETPVGVGFSYAKGSSSYMTVNDEATARDNLVFLLRWFNKFPQYKSRDLFLTGESYAGHYVPQLAKLMVEMNTKNKIFNLKGIALGNPVLEYATDFNSRAEFFWSHGLISDSTYNMFTRVCNYSRYVSEYYRDSVSPLCSKVMSQVSRETSKFVDKYDVTLDVCISSVLSQSKVICPQSQEANESIDVCVDDKVTNYLNRRDVQEALHAKLVGVRKWEVCSNILDYDMLNLEVPTLLVVGSLIKAGVKVLIYSGDQDSVIPLTGSRTLVQKLARKLGLNSTVPYRVWFEGQQVGGWTQGYGNILSFATVRGASHEAPFSQPERSLVLFKSFLEGRPLPDAF